A single window of Jeotgalibacillus haloalkalitolerans DNA harbors:
- the rbfA gene encoding 30S ribosome-binding factor RbfA: MSLRSNRVGEQMKKELGDIIGRKIKDPRIGFVTVTDVEVTGDLQQATVYITVLGDEEQRENTLRGLAKAKGFIRSEIGQRIRLRKTPELLFEFDESIETGNRIESLIRDLKERE; this comes from the coding sequence ATGTCATTGCGCTCAAACAGAGTCGGAGAACAAATGAAGAAAGAGCTTGGCGATATTATTGGCCGTAAGATTAAAGATCCGAGAATCGGCTTTGTAACAGTAACCGATGTTGAAGTCACAGGTGACCTTCAGCAGGCGACTGTATACATTACAGTACTTGGTGATGAAGAACAGCGTGAAAACACACTTCGCGGCCTTGCTAAAGCAAAAGGATTTATCCGTTCTGAAATTGGACAGAGAATCAGGCTGAGAAAGACACCTGAACTGTTATTTGAATTCGATGAATCAATTGAAACGGGTAACCGGATTGAATCATTGATTCGTGATTTAAAGGAACGTGAATAA
- the infB gene encoding translation initiation factor IF-2 has protein sequence MSKVRVYEYAKKQNVTSKEVIDKLKTMNIEVKNHMAALESDAVAKLDKAYTGGQSQSAKPQNKPQNQNRTGGQQNRGGQGGGPQGNRGGKGGQQGGKGRGQQRPGQNRGGKNNRNQKNKQPFTPTPMKPRELPEKITFTESLTVAELAKKLHREPSEVVKKLFMVGVMATVNQELDKDAIELICEDYGVEVEEEILVDSTDLETYFEEESDADKLVERPSVVTIMGHVDHGKTTLLDSIRKTKVTEGEAGGITQHIGAYQIENDDKKITFLDTPGHAAFTTMRARGAKVTDITILVVAADDGVMPQTVEAINHAKAAEVPIIIAVNKMDKPSANPDRVMQELTEHGLVPEAWGGDTIFVPVSALTGDGIDSLLEMIVLVSEVEELKADPTRRAMGTVIEAELDKGRGSVATLLVQDGTLRVGDPIVVGTTFGRVRAMVNDVGRRVKEAGPSTPVEITGLNDVPLAGDRFVVFEDEKTARSIGESRAQQALQAQRGEKTRVSLDNLFEQMKQGEMKDLNVIVKGDVQGSVEAVAASLLKIEVEGVNVKIIHTAVGAITESDITLAAASNAIVIGFNVRPDANAKRAADAEQVDVRLHRIIYKVIEEIESAMTGLLDPEYEEKVIGQAEVRQTFKVSKVGTIAGSYVTEGKITRDSGVRLIRDGIVVFEGELDTLKRYKDDAKEVAKGYECGITLKNYNDVKEGDIFEAFVMEEIKR, from the coding sequence ATGAGTAAGGTACGTGTATATGAATACGCAAAAAAACAGAATGTCACCAGTAAAGAAGTAATTGATAAATTAAAAACGATGAATATTGAAGTGAAAAACCACATGGCAGCGTTGGAAAGTGATGCTGTAGCGAAACTGGATAAAGCTTATACAGGAGGTCAGAGTCAATCTGCCAAACCTCAAAATAAGCCTCAAAACCAAAACCGCACAGGCGGTCAGCAAAACCGTGGAGGCCAGGGTGGCGGACCACAGGGTAACCGTGGCGGTAAAGGCGGCCAGCAGGGTGGCAAAGGCCGCGGCCAGCAGCGCCCGGGACAAAACAGAGGCGGTAAGAACAACCGTAACCAAAAGAACAAGCAGCCATTCACTCCAACGCCAATGAAGCCTAGAGAGCTTCCTGAAAAAATTACTTTTACGGAGTCTCTTACAGTAGCAGAGCTTGCGAAAAAACTTCACAGAGAACCTTCTGAAGTTGTTAAAAAGCTCTTCATGGTTGGCGTTATGGCAACAGTAAATCAGGAACTTGATAAAGATGCAATTGAGCTGATCTGTGAGGATTACGGTGTTGAGGTTGAAGAAGAAATTCTTGTTGATTCAACAGATCTGGAAACATATTTCGAGGAAGAATCAGATGCTGATAAGCTGGTAGAACGTCCATCAGTTGTAACAATTATGGGACACGTCGATCACGGTAAAACTACACTTCTTGATTCAATCCGTAAAACAAAGGTAACTGAAGGCGAAGCTGGTGGTATTACACAGCATATCGGTGCCTACCAGATCGAAAACGATGACAAGAAAATCACTTTCCTTGATACACCTGGACACGCTGCTTTTACAACAATGCGTGCACGTGGTGCAAAGGTAACGGATATTACAATTCTTGTTGTTGCAGCTGATGACGGTGTGATGCCTCAGACTGTTGAAGCAATCAATCATGCGAAAGCAGCAGAAGTACCAATCATTATTGCAGTGAATAAAATGGACAAGCCTTCAGCTAACCCGGATCGTGTTATGCAGGAGCTGACTGAACATGGTCTTGTACCGGAAGCATGGGGCGGGGATACGATTTTCGTTCCTGTATCAGCGTTGACAGGCGATGGCATTGACAGCCTGCTTGAAATGATCGTTCTTGTGTCGGAAGTTGAAGAATTAAAAGCAGATCCGACTCGCCGTGCAATGGGTACAGTGATTGAAGCTGAGCTTGACAAAGGCCGTGGATCAGTTGCCACACTTCTTGTACAGGACGGTACACTCCGCGTTGGAGATCCGATTGTTGTGGGTACTACGTTCGGCCGTGTTCGTGCGATGGTCAACGATGTTGGCCGCCGTGTGAAAGAAGCTGGACCATCAACACCTGTTGAAATTACAGGTTTGAATGATGTGCCGCTTGCCGGTGACCGTTTTGTTGTATTTGAAGACGAAAAAACAGCACGCTCTATCGGTGAATCACGTGCTCAACAGGCACTTCAGGCCCAGCGTGGAGAAAAGACGCGTGTATCTCTTGATAACCTGTTCGAACAAATGAAACAGGGCGAGATGAAGGATCTGAATGTAATTGTTAAAGGTGACGTTCAGGGTTCTGTAGAAGCAGTAGCTGCTTCACTGCTTAAGATTGAGGTCGAAGGTGTTAATGTTAAAATCATTCACACAGCAGTTGGTGCGATCACAGAATCTGATATTACGCTTGCTGCCGCTTCTAATGCAATTGTAATCGGATTTAACGTCCGTCCTGATGCAAATGCAAAACGTGCAGCAGATGCAGAACAAGTTGACGTGAGACTTCATAGAATTATTTATAAGGTCATTGAAGAGATTGAGTCTGCAATGACAGGTCTCCTTGACCCTGAATATGAAGAAAAAGTGATCGGTCAGGCTGAAGTCCGTCAGACATTCAAAGTTTCAAAAGTTGGAACAATTGCCGGAAGTTATGTAACAGAAGGTAAAATTACGCGTGATAGCGGCGTCAGATTAATCCGTGACGGCATCGTCGTATTTGAAGGCGAACTCGATACGCTGAAACGTTATAAAGATGATGCCAAAGAAGTAGCAAAAGGCTACGAGTGTGGTATTACACTTAAAAACTATAATGATGTAAAAGAAGGGGACATTTTTGAAGCGTTTGTGATGGAAGAAATCAAACGCTGA
- the rimP gene encoding ribosome maturation factor RimP, with product MSKITELTEELVNPILEDMNLELVDVEFVKEGSNWFLRVFIDKESGVDIEECGIVSERLSEKLDELDPIQQNYFLEVSSPGAERPLKKEKDFHNAIGKQVYVKTYEPIDGMKEIEGVLDNYDGESLNITVTIKTRKKEITVPKEKVAKARLAVTF from the coding sequence ATGAGTAAAATTACAGAACTAACTGAAGAACTTGTAAACCCAATTCTAGAGGATATGAACCTTGAACTAGTAGATGTGGAGTTTGTGAAGGAAGGATCTAACTGGTTTCTTCGTGTGTTCATCGATAAAGAGTCCGGCGTTGATATTGAAGAATGCGGGATTGTGAGTGAACGTTTAAGTGAGAAACTGGATGAGCTCGATCCAATTCAGCAGAACTATTTTCTTGAAGTCTCGTCTCCAGGTGCTGAGCGCCCTCTGAAAAAGGAAAAGGACTTTCACAATGCAATTGGCAAACAGGTATATGTAAAAACATATGAGCCAATCGATGGCATGAAAGAAATAGAAGGCGTACTGGACAATTATGATGGAGAATCACTGAATATCACAGTGACCATCAAAACGAGAAAAAAAGAAATCACAGTTCCGAAAGAAAAAGTTGCTAAAGCAAGATTAGCCGTTACATTTTAA
- the nusA gene encoding transcription termination factor NusA, with protein MSTELLDALTYLEKEKGIDRDVLIDAIEAALVSAYKRNFNQAQNVRVDLNLDNGSMRVFARKEVVDEVFDSRLEISIDDAHEIDPAYEVGDIVELEVTPRDFGRIAAQTAKQVVTQRVREAERGIIYTEFVDREDDIMTGIVQRQDHRFIYVALGKIEALLPLNEQMPNESYKPHDRIKVYITKVERTTKGPQIFVSRTHPGLLKRLFEIEVPEIFDGTVEIKSVSREAGDRSKISVHSDNEEVDAVGACVGAKGGRVQAVVNELKGEKIDIVEWSEDPTVFVANALSPSKVVDVQVNEEDKATTVVVPDYQLSLAIGKRGQNARLAAKLTGWKIDIKSETDAREMGIFPRDDQPLFSDEDMENSFSYPDDDIE; from the coding sequence ATGAGTACTGAATTACTCGATGCGCTCACATATCTTGAGAAAGAAAAAGGTATTGACCGCGATGTACTGATTGATGCAATTGAAGCAGCACTTGTATCTGCTTATAAGCGCAACTTTAATCAGGCACAGAATGTCCGTGTTGATTTAAACCTTGATAACGGATCCATGCGTGTATTTGCCAGAAAAGAAGTTGTAGATGAAGTATTTGATTCACGACTTGAAATTTCAATTGATGATGCACACGAAATTGATCCTGCTTATGAAGTTGGAGATATTGTTGAGCTTGAAGTAACACCGCGTGACTTTGGCCGTATTGCAGCACAAACTGCAAAGCAGGTTGTCACACAGCGTGTCAGAGAGGCAGAAAGAGGCATCATCTATACTGAATTTGTTGACCGTGAAGATGATATCATGACTGGTATTGTTCAGCGTCAGGACCACAGATTTATATATGTGGCGCTAGGCAAAATTGAGGCATTGCTTCCTTTAAATGAGCAAATGCCGAATGAATCATATAAGCCGCATGACCGGATTAAGGTTTATATTACAAAAGTTGAGAGAACAACTAAGGGCCCTCAGATCTTTGTTTCAAGAACACATCCGGGACTGCTTAAGCGTCTGTTTGAAATTGAAGTACCTGAAATCTTTGACGGTACAGTAGAAATCAAATCAGTATCACGCGAAGCAGGAGACCGCTCTAAAATTTCAGTGCACTCTGATAATGAAGAAGTGGATGCAGTTGGTGCATGTGTCGGTGCCAAGGGTGGCCGTGTACAGGCAGTCGTCAATGAACTGAAGGGTGAAAAGATTGATATTGTTGAATGGTCAGAAGACCCGACTGTATTTGTTGCGAATGCACTCAGCCCTTCGAAGGTTGTAGATGTACAGGTGAACGAAGAAGATAAGGCAACTACTGTAGTTGTGCCTGATTATCAACTTTCACTGGCAATCGGAAAGCGCGGACAGAACGCAAGACTTGCAGCGAAGCTGACAGGCTGGAAGATCGATATTAAGAGTGAAACAGATGCACGTGAGATGGGTATTTTCCCACGCGATGATCAGCCGCTTTTCTCAGATGAAGATATGGAAAATTCATTCTCATATCCGGATGACGACATCGAGTAA
- a CDS encoding DUF503 family protein, giving the protein MLKRVLTRVKQKYNVSAAETDYQDKWQRTVIELVSAAADYAAAEIEIKRAISLMESFPEWEPVAAEIERL; this is encoded by the coding sequence GTGTTAAAACGGGTCCTTACGAGGGTAAAGCAAAAGTATAATGTTTCCGCTGCTGAGACAGACTATCAGGATAAGTGGCAGCGAACAGTAATTGAATTGGTTTCAGCAGCTGCAGATTATGCAGCTGCTGAAATTGAAATTAAACGGGCAATATCACTGATGGAATCTTTTCCGGAGTGGGAACCCGTTGCTGCCGAGATAGAAAGACTTTAA
- the truB gene encoding tRNA pseudouridine(55) synthase TruB: MNGILPLWKEPGMTSHDCVFKVRKILKTKKVGHTGTLDPDVDGVLPICIGRATKIAEYITEAGKSYRAQIVIGESTETEDASGKVIEKKTVDQPFTLEQLQKAAVQLRGDIEQTPPMYSAVKVNGKRLYEYAREGKVIERPSRVVRINEIAIDESSLHFDESNHTFMFEADISCGKGTYIRTLAVMIGEYLGYPGHMSKLTRTSSAQFTASDCVTLEELAALSDQQAVLKPMELGLSGLKKISVSDTVASKVKHGAVLPVTPDWPAEMGEPVAVFDQQKVLAIYHLHPEKAGMMKPVKVIWTG, from the coding sequence ATGAACGGCATACTACCACTCTGGAAAGAACCCGGTATGACTTCCCACGACTGCGTATTTAAAGTCAGAAAAATTCTAAAAACGAAAAAAGTAGGTCACACTGGTACACTTGACCCTGATGTTGATGGTGTTCTGCCAATTTGTATTGGCCGGGCCACGAAAATCGCAGAATACATAACTGAAGCAGGAAAATCCTACAGAGCACAAATTGTGATCGGTGAATCAACTGAAACCGAAGACGCTTCAGGGAAAGTAATTGAAAAGAAAACAGTTGATCAACCATTTACGCTTGAACAGCTGCAGAAAGCTGCAGTACAACTTAGGGGGGATATTGAACAGACGCCTCCTATGTACTCTGCAGTTAAAGTAAATGGGAAAAGACTGTACGAATATGCCAGAGAAGGTAAAGTAATCGAACGTCCCTCGAGAGTCGTGCGTATTAATGAAATTGCGATCGATGAGTCTTCTCTTCATTTTGACGAATCCAATCACACTTTTATGTTTGAAGCGGATATCTCCTGCGGTAAAGGTACATATATCAGAACGCTGGCTGTAATGATCGGGGAATACCTTGGATACCCTGGGCATATGTCAAAATTAACAAGAACTTCCTCTGCCCAATTTACAGCCTCTGACTGCGTCACACTGGAAGAGCTGGCAGCACTTTCTGATCAGCAGGCTGTATTAAAACCAATGGAACTCGGTTTATCCGGATTGAAGAAGATCTCAGTAAGTGATACAGTTGCTAGTAAAGTGAAACATGGTGCGGTATTACCAGTGACTCCCGATTGGCCCGCAGAAATGGGAGAGCCGGTAGCTGTATTTGATCAGCAGAAAGTTTTGGCTATTTATCACCTACATCCGGAAAAGGCTGGAATGATGAAGCCAGTAAAAGTGATTTGGACAGGATGA
- the rnpM gene encoding RNase P modulator RnpM, producing the protein MTKKRKIPLRKCVATHEMKEKKEMIRIVRSKEGIVSIDPTGKKSGRGAYLSKDKEAILKARKKNVLASHLEAEVPDELYDELLAYVEAGHK; encoded by the coding sequence GTGACAAAGAAACGTAAAATACCTTTACGGAAATGTGTTGCAACGCATGAAATGAAAGAAAAAAAAGAAATGATCCGCATCGTCCGTTCAAAAGAAGGGATCGTATCAATTGATCCTACCGGAAAGAAATCAGGACGCGGCGCATATTTATCTAAAGATAAAGAAGCAATATTGAAAGCCAGAAAGAAAAATGTATTAGCAAGCCACTTAGAAGCTGAAGTACCGGATGAACTGTATGACGAGCTTCTTGCATATGTGGAAGCGGGACACAAATGA
- a CDS encoding PolC-type DNA polymerase III — translation MSTDLSKREKFRLLLTQLNMTGDLYADHFEEAEIEKLAVHKKEKKWHFVFQLRSVVPCQVMKDFTARLNQSFQHIAQVSFTIRLADADVSADTVLDYWETCLEELQGIAPPLLKLLTVQKPEVNGNKITIKVSNETEGMQIKNKYADILNSAFEKWGFGPFVLHTEVSQEGANEEYEAFVESKKKEEEEWAKQALVEMQKLEEQKNAADTHTGPVAIGYSIKPDEPVAIKTIQEEERKIAIQGLVFDAEVKELRSGRSLLTFKVTDYTDSILVKMFSRDKEDAAIMQQLKKGMWVRAKGSIQNDTFVRDLVMIAQDVMEIEPSLRQDTSDEKRVELHLHTPMSQMDAVSSVSSLVSQAKKWGHKAVAITDHAVAQSFPEAHAAGAKNDIKILYGLEANLVDDGVPIAYNTSDRELETESYIVFDVETTGLSAVYDKIIELAAVKVKEGEIVDRFERFANPHHPLSATTINLTGITDDMVRDAPEIEEVLADFKEWCQDDTLVAHNASFDMGFLNVGYKRAGMEKAANPVIDTLELARFLHPEFKNHRLNTLAKKFDVELTQHHRAIFDAEATGYILARLLKEAKEKGITNHNQLNDYMGEGDAFKRARPNHITILAKTQAGLKNLFKLVSISHLEYFYRVPRIPRSLLNKHREGLLIGSACDKGEIFEGMMQKSPEEVEELADFYDYIEVQPPAAYQHLIDLELVRDEENLKEIIQKVVGFADKMNIPAVATGNVHYVNQEDKIYREILIASQGGANPLNRHKLPDVHFRTTNEMLDAFAFVGKDKAKEIVIDNTNKIADMIEEVTPIKDELYTPKIEGADEEMREMSYGMARSIYGDELPEIVEARLEKELKSIIGHGFAVIYLISHKLVKKSLIDGYLVGSRGSVGSSFVATMTEITEVNPLPPHYVCPECKQSEFFNDGSVGSGFDLDDKDCPECHVPYIKDGQDIPFETFLGFKGDKVPDIDLNFSGEYQPVAHNYTKVLFGEDYVYRAGTIGTVADKTAFGYVKGYAGDNNLHFRGAEVERLAGGCTGVKRTTGQHPGGIIVVPDYMDIYDFTPIQFPANSSESEWKTTHFDFHSIHDNLLKLDILGHDDPTVIRMLQDLSGIDPKTIPTDDPEVMKIFSGTESLGVTQEQIMCKTGTLGIPEFGTRFVRQMLEDTKPTTFSELVQISGLSHGTDVWLGNAQELIHNGICELSDVIGCRDDIMVYLIYQGLEPSLAFKIMEFVRKGKGLSPEWEEEMKNNGVPDWYIDSCKKIKYMFPKAHAAAYVLMAVRIAYFKVHHPILYYAAYFTVRAEDFDLEAMAAGSQAIKAKIEGINAKGLDASPKEKSLLTVLELCLEMVERGYTFKQVDLYKSDAKEFKIEGNSLIPPFNAIPGLGTNAAINIVEARKNGEFLSKEDLQKRGKVSKTIIEYLDSQGCLAGLPDQNQLSLF, via the coding sequence CAGTTCTTGATTATTGGGAAACCTGCCTTGAAGAGCTGCAGGGAATTGCACCGCCTCTGTTAAAACTATTAACTGTACAAAAACCTGAAGTAAATGGAAACAAAATTACGATAAAAGTGTCTAATGAAACAGAAGGTATGCAAATCAAAAACAAATACGCAGACATTTTAAACAGCGCATTTGAAAAATGGGGTTTCGGTCCATTTGTCCTCCATACTGAAGTATCACAGGAAGGGGCCAATGAAGAGTATGAAGCCTTTGTTGAGTCTAAAAAGAAAGAAGAAGAAGAGTGGGCAAAGCAGGCACTTGTTGAAATGCAGAAGCTTGAAGAACAGAAAAATGCTGCAGATACACATACCGGACCGGTTGCAATCGGGTATTCAATTAAACCTGACGAACCGGTCGCGATTAAGACGATCCAGGAAGAGGAGCGGAAAATTGCGATTCAGGGACTTGTATTTGATGCAGAAGTAAAAGAACTCAGAAGTGGAAGATCACTTCTAACATTTAAAGTGACAGACTACACAGACTCTATTCTTGTTAAAATGTTCTCACGTGACAAAGAAGATGCAGCTATTATGCAGCAGCTTAAAAAAGGAATGTGGGTCAGAGCAAAAGGCTCAATACAAAATGACACATTTGTAAGAGATCTGGTGATGATCGCTCAGGATGTGATGGAGATTGAACCATCACTCAGACAGGATACTTCTGATGAAAAGCGTGTAGAACTTCATTTGCATACGCCGATGAGTCAGATGGATGCTGTATCTTCAGTGTCTTCACTTGTATCCCAGGCAAAAAAATGGGGTCATAAAGCAGTAGCCATCACTGATCATGCTGTCGCACAGTCATTTCCTGAAGCGCATGCTGCAGGTGCTAAAAATGATATTAAGATCCTGTACGGGCTTGAGGCAAATCTGGTAGACGACGGTGTGCCGATTGCGTATAACACATCTGACAGAGAGCTCGAAACAGAGTCGTATATTGTCTTTGACGTTGAGACAACAGGATTATCAGCGGTTTACGATAAAATCATTGAACTTGCTGCAGTTAAAGTAAAAGAAGGGGAAATCGTGGACAGATTTGAGCGATTTGCAAATCCTCACCACCCATTATCTGCTACAACGATCAACCTTACAGGAATTACAGATGATATGGTCAGGGACGCACCTGAAATAGAAGAAGTACTTGCTGACTTTAAGGAATGGTGTCAGGATGATACGCTAGTTGCGCATAATGCTTCTTTTGATATGGGCTTTCTTAATGTGGGATATAAGCGTGCCGGTATGGAGAAAGCAGCTAATCCGGTCATTGATACACTTGAACTTGCACGATTTTTACATCCGGAATTTAAGAATCACAGATTGAATACACTTGCGAAGAAGTTTGACGTGGAGCTTACCCAGCATCACCGTGCCATTTTTGATGCGGAAGCAACAGGCTATATTCTGGCCAGACTGCTAAAAGAAGCTAAAGAAAAAGGCATTACAAATCATAATCAGCTGAATGATTATATGGGTGAAGGGGATGCCTTCAAACGTGCAAGACCAAATCACATTACGATTTTAGCTAAAACACAGGCCGGTCTTAAAAATTTGTTTAAGCTTGTATCGATCTCACACCTTGAGTATTTTTACCGGGTGCCGCGGATTCCAAGGTCACTTTTGAATAAACACAGAGAAGGTCTATTGATCGGATCAGCTTGTGATAAAGGTGAAATCTTCGAAGGGATGATGCAAAAATCACCTGAAGAAGTGGAAGAGCTAGCTGATTTTTATGATTACATTGAAGTGCAGCCTCCTGCAGCCTATCAGCATTTAATAGACTTAGAGTTAGTCAGAGATGAAGAGAATCTGAAAGAGATCATTCAGAAGGTTGTAGGTTTTGCAGATAAAATGAATATCCCGGCAGTGGCAACTGGTAACGTTCACTATGTAAATCAGGAAGATAAAATTTACAGAGAGATTCTAATTGCTTCCCAGGGCGGAGCGAACCCTTTAAATCGTCACAAGCTGCCTGATGTTCATTTCAGAACAACGAATGAAATGCTTGATGCGTTTGCATTTGTAGGTAAAGACAAAGCGAAAGAAATCGTTATAGATAACACAAATAAAATTGCTGACATGATTGAAGAAGTCACGCCAATCAAAGATGAACTCTATACACCTAAAATTGAAGGTGCAGATGAAGAAATGCGTGAGATGAGTTATGGGATGGCGAGAAGCATCTATGGCGATGAACTGCCTGAAATTGTAGAAGCAAGGCTTGAGAAAGAATTAAAAAGTATTATTGGTCACGGCTTTGCGGTTATCTATCTGATTTCTCACAAACTCGTAAAAAAATCGCTGATCGACGGGTATCTGGTAGGTTCACGGGGTTCTGTCGGATCCTCATTTGTTGCAACAATGACAGAGATCACAGAGGTCAACCCGCTGCCGCCTCATTACGTCTGTCCTGAATGTAAGCAGTCCGAGTTTTTTAATGACGGTTCTGTAGGTTCAGGTTTTGACCTTGATGATAAGGACTGTCCTGAGTGTCATGTTCCTTATATAAAAGACGGTCAGGATATTCCTTTTGAAACCTTCCTTGGTTTTAAAGGTGACAAAGTTCCTGATATTGACTTGAACTTCAGTGGCGAATATCAGCCTGTAGCGCACAATTACACAAAAGTACTCTTTGGTGAAGACTACGTTTACCGTGCAGGTACAATCGGTACAGTTGCTGATAAAACGGCCTTCGGTTATGTAAAAGGATATGCGGGTGACAATAACCTTCATTTCAGAGGAGCAGAGGTTGAAAGGCTGGCTGGCGGATGCACAGGGGTTAAGCGGACAACCGGTCAGCACCCGGGCGGTATAATCGTTGTTCCTGATTATATGGATATTTACGATTTTACACCGATTCAGTTTCCTGCAAACTCAAGTGAATCTGAATGGAAAACAACTCATTTTGACTTCCATTCAATCCACGACAACCTCTTGAAGCTGGATATACTCGGTCACGATGATCCGACAGTGATCAGAATGCTGCAGGATCTGTCCGGAATCGATCCGAAGACCATCCCGACTGATGACCCTGAAGTGATGAAAATATTCAGCGGAACCGAGTCACTCGGTGTAACTCAGGAACAGATTATGTGTAAAACCGGAACACTTGGCATTCCTGAGTTTGGAACGCGGTTTGTCAGACAGATGCTTGAGGATACAAAACCGACCACATTCTCGGAGCTTGTTCAGATTTCAGGACTTTCACACGGAACGGATGTATGGCTCGGTAACGCTCAGGAACTGATTCATAATGGGATCTGTGAGCTGTCAGATGTAATCGGCTGCCGTGATGATATTATGGTGTATCTGATCTATCAGGGACTTGAACCTTCACTGGCTTTTAAAATTATGGAGTTTGTCCGTAAAGGAAAAGGCCTATCACCTGAGTGGGAAGAGGAAATGAAAAATAACGGTGTGCCTGACTGGTATATTGATTCATGTAAAAAGATTAAATATATGTTTCCAAAAGCTCACGCAGCAGCCTACGTATTAATGGCTGTTAGAATCGCCTATTTCAAAGTGCATCATCCGATTTTATACTATGCAGCTTACTTTACTGTGCGTGCAGAGGATTTCGATCTTGAAGCAATGGCAGCCGGGTCCCAGGCGATCAAGGCGAAGATTGAAGGAATCAATGCAAAAGGCCTTGATGCTTCACCGAAGGAAAAAAGTTTGCTGACAGTGCTTGAACTGTGTCTTGAAATGGTTGAAAGAGGTTATACTTTTAAACAAGTGGACCTTTATAAGTCAGATGCCAAAGAGTTTAAGATTGAAGGCAATTCATTAATTCCGCCATTCAATGCGATCCCCGGTCTTGGAACGAATGCCGCGATCAATATTGTTGAAGCCAGAAAAAATGGGGAGTTTCTTTCGAAAGAGGATCTTCAAAAGCGCGGGAAGGTTTCTAAGACAATTATTGAGTATCTGGATTCTCAGGGGTGCCTTGCCGGTCTGCCTGATCAGAATCAATTATCGCTATTTTAA
- a CDS encoding YlxQ family RNA-binding protein, whose translation MRQPQWMSLLGLATRAGKVISGEELVVKEIRNSKAKLVLLSEDASANTQKKVTDKASYYHVPVRMVNDRYTLGQLIGKDARVTVAVLDKGFADKLISLLDES comes from the coding sequence ATGAGACAGCCGCAATGGATGTCATTATTGGGTCTTGCGACTCGGGCAGGAAAAGTAATATCCGGCGAAGAATTAGTAGTAAAAGAGATCAGAAACAGTAAAGCAAAGCTTGTTTTACTGTCAGAAGATGCCTCTGCCAACACGCAGAAAAAAGTGACGGATAAAGCATCTTACTACCACGTTCCAGTCAGAATGGTGAATGACCGTTATACACTTGGACAACTGATCGGCAAGGACGCAAGAGTAACAGTTGCTGTTCTTGATAAAGGCTTCGCCGATAAACTGATCTCACTGCTCGACGAATCTTAA